One Myotis daubentonii chromosome 3, mMyoDau2.1, whole genome shotgun sequence genomic window carries:
- the LOC132229190 gene encoding keratin-associated protein 10-8-like codes for MAASTLSVCPSDLSYDSCACLPGSSDSCTDSSWQVDDCPESCCEPSCCAPSCCVPSCCQPSCCAPTCCQPSCCTSCPCQPACCVSICCKPACCTPVCCKPVCCTPVCCKPVCCTPVCCKPACCTPVCCKPVCCTPVCCKPVCCTPVCCKPVCCTPVCCKPVCCKPVCCTPVCCKPVCCGAAPCSASSCCQPTPCTSSCCRPSSCVSLICRPVCRPACCCGPASSCCGPASSCQASC; via the coding sequence ATGGCCGCGTCCACCCTGTCCGTCTGCCCCAGCGACCTGAGCTATGACAGCTGCGCCTGCCTGCCCGGCTCCAGTGACTCTTGCACCGACTCCTCCTGGCAGGTGGACGACTGTCCAGAGAGCTGCTGTGAGCCCTCCTGCTGCGCCCCCagctgctgtgtccccagctgctgccagccttcctgctgcgcccccacctgctgccagccctcctgttgcacctcctgcccctgccagccagcctgcTGTGTGTCTATCTGCTGCAAGCCTGCCTGTTGCACACCTGTCTGCTGCAAGCCCGTCTGTTGCACACCTGTCTGCTGCAAGCCCGTCTGTTGCACACCTGTCTGCTGCAAGCCTGCCTGTTGCACACCTGTCTGCTGCAAGCCCGTCTGTTGCACACCTGTCTGCTGCAAGCCTGTCTGTTGCACACCTGTCTGCTGCAAGCCCGTCTGTTGCACACCTGTCTGCTGTAAGCCCGTCTGCTGCAAACCTGTCTGTTGCACACCTGTGTGCTGCAAGCCTGTCTGTTGCGGGGCCGCCCCCTGTtcagcctcctcctgctgccAGCCCACCCCCTGCACCTCCTCCTGCTGCAGACCCTCCTCCTGCGTGTCCCTCATCTGCCGCCCTGTGTGCAGGCCTGCCTGCTgctgtggccccgcctcctcctgctgtggccccgcctcctcctgccAGGCCAGCTGTTGA